From the genome of Drosophila melanogaster chromosome 2L, one region includes:
- the CG31815 gene encoding uncharacterized protein: protein MSMRKICCSLTANFPWTSKIVSIGQKQPSRSTCLSQEHCLWRQRNQMEIEQLAKLVGFQPDEIDGFLFNLSLRNYSDLLKYKECGWNGCNVPLCYPYVCDRYMAIFDHRGNLRSPIHARSLKSLLPLLLDYLNGDSPNDRKDSPIYEAYPDEHQAKCRSNIEQSDLEAMSSSDWISQLLGNPSESKREKTGKKTEKPQPVMRSELESELESESEMEKKKRKNKTFGRQSVFLNDELALAYAKSYDYAEYLMKTLGRHRFRDSYIGPVGDLRTTRTHILIRDLIARKGMNINEKNLRKALKKVDLEWKGTTRADYKREMKTAQEISRLYNVIVQTPSDEPIPWRIIGKVRENYPKVPKASKSPRKYLADQDAMVFHEPFDHKKNWTWQRRQSKRTIRNSNYKFSTTRIKPYISRSMKQEIEPLKDEASIHSSLSDRARLQKRES, encoded by the coding sequence ATGAGCATGCGAAAAATATGTTGCAGCCTTACAGCAAATTTTCCTTGGACATCCAAGATAGTTTCGATTGGCCAAAAACAACCGTCTAGATCCACATGTCTATCCCAGGAGCATTGTCTTTGGCGTCAGAGAAACCAAATGGAAATCGAACAGTTGGCAAAGCTGGTGGGATTCCAGCCCGATGAAATCGATGGCTTTCTGTTTAATCTCAGCCTACGGAACTATAGTGACCTCTTGAAATACAAGGAGTGTGGATGGAATGGCTGCAATGTGCCCCTTTGTTATCCGTATGTCTGTGATCGGTACATGGCCATATTTGATCATCGTGGCAACTTACGAAGTCCCATCCATGCAAGGAGTCTTAAAAGTTTACTTCCGTTACTGCTGGATTATTTGAACGGTGATTCGCCTAATGATCGAAAGGACTCGCCCATCTACGAGGCGTATCCTGACGAACACCAGGCGAAATGTCGTTCAAATATTGAGCAGAGTGATTTAGAAGCTATGAGTTCTTCAGATTGGATCTCTCAGCTCCTTGGCAATCCAAGTGAAtcgaaaagggaaaaaacGGGAAAAAAGACTGAAAAACCTCAACCGGTAATGAGATCTGAATTAGAAAGTGAACTAGAATCAGAAtctgaaatggaaaaaaagaagcgaaaaAATAAGACCTTTGGTCGGCAGTCTGTATTCCTCAATGATGAACTTGCCCTAGCTTATGCCAAGTCCTATGATTATGCGGAATATCTGATGAAAACTTTGGGTCGACATCGATTTAGGGATAGCTATATAGGTCCCGTGGGAGATTTGAGAACAACACGTACTCACATTCTTATAAGAGACTTGATCGCCAGAAAAGGAAtgaatataaatgaaaaaaatttgAGGAAAGCCTTAAAAAAGGTTGATCTCGAGTGGAAAGGAACGACACGGGCAGATTACAAACGTGAAATGAAAACCGCCCAGGAGATTTCCCGGCTTTACAATGTCATTGTTCAGACACCGTCAGATGAACCAATTCCTTGGAGAATTATAGGTAAGGTCAGGGAGAACTATCCAAAGGTTCCAAAAGCCTCCAAGTCGCCCAGAAAATACTTGGCCGACCAAGACGCAATGGTTTTCCACGAACCTTTTGATCATAAAAAGAACTGGACCTGGCAACGGCGACAATCAAAACGTACTATTCGAAATTCCAATTACAAATTCTCAACCACAAGGATCAAGCCATATATAAGCAGATCCATGAAGCAAGAAATAGAGCCGCTCAAGGATGAGGCTTCAATTCATTCGTCATTGAGTGATAGGGCAAGATTGCAGAAACGAGAGTCTTAA
- the CG4631 gene encoding uncharacterized protein produces MNSCCCRSHSDRTNPMACLPQFPRLQRVQSCRPFLEGRKAASCCVSGERRWGQRNGCMIQVLAKMVNKSSSTVCQFLHQLTLQVFARILYPLMLGWNTLKVPFVIPDICELYYGIFDECGNIRGSIPTRTLLILISMIQYFLNLPKRCGQNSACSGCRSQTDDLRNIHSPGYCGKNAMTPFSGRGITEKGPSKGSDVWAGLKRLGYERRGDLDSYPSDESIPYGYAPHRCPCQAGSPRIQRSGILNPYANRPGAMRSLVCAEELESSMLDSDYNQQIPMAPISPKAAQIIHINHISNLYAAVVQNQHTRQLFADGRPPRPRVRPCTENQNRFSGGFMMPEPYFNGMPWSWLHRDPQRMIRLPSGGLPLEIPRYRRQPLDEEYHSFKSKYEHLSRRDNPFKGSSLLPLDTYPSENRFNQGNRLQSISWEKKILDHQNQPTKNISNNLIIPIKQQRKLEWEQLFIKRINDAKKTKGTFDFWNEMIERNKFKAFQQAIKDTKPVFPSKEIGYSQSRKDSAHIITKRSNNSLRSARQNQKKLEIEKPEISKRSNNNRTHVSAQHRVKQLCSSQEKQTLKNQIQQDTYKIKSVNNTPHLAKNEIIPQPKYPDPEDYRKERARNLKFNRKTAGESVMLIKPAKSIIKKPKETQLKDVSQDELESLKKQLEMNTNNKRVRFSVPTPYSNERVMPAEKYVLLEAGDQIPKHFSKLHSQDKSATKSVFSRRSGKSPERGFRKKRLHSEDGTELPTYSKRAAMGSQNKYYGNTKAKPNKPHGKSCKIMPKVLYSREETLKKLSYLL; encoded by the coding sequence ATGAATTCCTGCTGCTGTAGATCGCATAGCGATCGCACGAACCCGATGGCCTGTCTTCCTCAGTTTCCACGTCTGCAGCGTGTCCAAAGTTGTCGGCCATTTTTGGAGGGACGAAAGGCAGCCAGCTGTTGTGTTTCGGGCGAGAGGCGATGGGGTCAGAGAAACGGTTGTATGATCCAGGTGCTGGCCAAGATGGTCAATAAGTCGTCCAGTACGGTCTGCCAATTTCTACACCAATTGACACTGCAGGTCTTTGCGAGAATTCTATATCCTTTGATGTTAGGCTGGAATACGCTGAAGGTACCGTTTGTTATACCCGACATCTGTGAGCTATACTACGGGATATTCGACGAATGTGGTAACATAAGGGGTTCCATACCAACAAGGACGTTGCTCATCCTCATATCCATGATCCAGTATTTTCTCAATCTACCGAAGAGATGTGGACAAAATAGCGCTTGTTCGGGATGCAGAAGCCAGACGGATGATTTGAGGAACATTCACAGTCCCGGTTATTGTGGCAAAAATGCCATGACGCCATTCTCGGGACGGGGGATTACGGAAAAAGGACCATCGAAGGGAAGTGATGTGTGGGCGGGACTTAAGCGATTGGGATACGAAAGACGTGGCGATCTAGATAGTTATCCCTCGGATGAGTCTATACCATATGGCTATGCACCCCATCGATGTCCTTGCCAGGCCGGAAGTCCCAGAATCCAGAGATCCGGAATTTTGAACCCGTATGCAAATAGGCCTGGGGCCATGAGATCGTTGGTCTGCGCAGAGGAACTGGAAAGTTCCATGTTAGATTCCGACTATAATCAGCAAATTCCAATGGCACCCATTTCACCAAAAGCAGCTCAAATTATTCACATTAATCACATCTCGAATCTATATGCTGCAGTCGTACAAAACCAACATACAAGACAATTATTTGCTGATGGAAGGCCACCAAGGCCGCGGGTAAGACCCTGTACTGAGAACCAAAACAGATTCTCCGGTGGTTTCATGATGCCCGAACCATATTTCAATGGTATGCCATGGAGTTGGCTGCACAGAGATCCTCAGAGAATGATACGTCTACCAAGTGGTGGTCTTCCTTTGGAAATACCGCGTTACAGACGACAACCTTTGGATGAAGAGTACCACAgttttaaaagtaaatatgaACACTTGAGCAGACGGGATAACCCCTTCAAAGGAAGTAGTCTATTGCCTTTAGACACTTACCCATCTGAGAATAGATTTAACCAAGGAAATAGGTTGCAATCTATAAGTTGGGAGAAAAAAATACTGGATCATCAAAATCAGcctacaaaaaatatttccaataatCTAATAATCCCAATTAAACAACAAAGAAAACTTGAGTGGGAGCAGCTCTTTATAAAAAGAATTAATGATGCAAAGAAAACTAAGGGAACTTTTGATTTCTGGAATGAGATGATAGAGAGAAATAAGTTCAAAGCATTTCAGCAAGCAATAAAGGACACCAAACCAGTATTCCCTTCAAAAGAGATTGGGTATTCTCAATCAAGGAAAGATAGTGCCCACATTATAACGAAGAGAAGCAATAATTCCTTGCGATCGGCGAGgcaaaaccaaaagaaattgGAAATCGAAAAACCTGAAATTTCGAAAAGGTCAAATAATAATCGAACTCATGTTTCAGCACAACATCGAGTGAAACAACTTTGTAGTAGCCAAGAAAAGCAGactttaaaaaatcaaattcaacAAGATACCTATAAAATTAAATCTGTAAATAACACTCCGCATTTGGCAAAGAATGAAATAATTCCtcaaccaaaatatcctgatccCGAAGATTATAGAAAAGAACGGGCTAGAAATCTAAAATTTAATAGAAAAACTGCCGGAGAATCCGTAATGCTAATAAAGCCTGCAAAAAGTATCATAAAGAAGCCTAAAGAGACTCAGTTAAAGGACGTAAGCCAGGATGAGTTGGAAAGTTTAAAGAAACAATTAGAGatgaatacaaataataaaaggGTACGATTTAGTGTACCCACACCTTACAGCAATGAAAGAGTGATGCCAGCAGAAAAATATGTTCTTCTTGAAGCTGGAGATCAGATACCTAAGCACTTCAGTAAGCTTCATAGTCAAGATAAAAGTGCTACAAAAAGTGTATTTAGCCGAAGATCGGGAAAGTCACCGGAACGAGGTTTTAGGAAAAAACGATTGCATTCAGAAGATGGTACCGAACTGCCCACATATAGTAAACGAGCAGCGATGGGTtctcaaaataaatattatggaaataccaaagcaaagccaaacaaaccaCACGGTAAAAGTTGTAAAATCATGCCCAAAGTATTGTATTCCAGAGAGGAAACACTGAAGAAATTGAGTTATTTGTTATGA